The Denticeps clupeoides chromosome 1, fDenClu1.1, whole genome shotgun sequence genome segment ACAAAGGTCTCCATTAGGCTGCATTATGTCTCACCCTTAACGGATTACTTCAACCTTTTACAAATACGTGTGGTTTTATTTAAAGGCATTCTGGAATAACACTTCAAATATACCACTACCTTGTGGACAAAGTGCTGGGATACCGGGCCATTTCTAGCCCCATTGCAGCAATGATAGCTTCCACTGTTCTGGAAATGCTTTACAGGGAATATTTGCTCATTATTCCAGAAGAGCGTTTGTGAGGTTAAATGTTGATTTTGAATGCGAAGACCTGGCTCACAATCTCTATCCAAGTTCATCCATGTTGGATGCCTGCAGCATTGAGAGTTCCTGAAAGAGTTccattatggggcagtggtggaagcaGACCTGTTATtggaaggttgtctgttcgaatcccaagccacaGCAcagtttttgttgtgtgtgctgtgctttacagcgacaaccacttcactttcacttatgctAGCATCTAatacaaaacagacacaaaatCTGCAGCCTGTGGAATACTCAACAGGGAAGACATTTTTATGAGACATTTTCAAAGGTATCTGCTTGAATCCATATAATTTTTCACAATGACCTATTCACAAATATTCGTAACTGCAGACTGCTTGGCTGGTACCTGACTTTCCGccattcaataaataaattctgtTGTTCACTTAGTAAGGACAAAACCATCCATAAATTTAAGAACAATATTAGACATTATAAAGTTgttgtataaaattaatattatcAAAGACGTCACATTTCTATGAATTTCTGGAAATTGTTCCCACTATTTATTAGTACCTTGATCAATTTGGCAGTTGGGGTAGCTGTCCATCTGTAACTTCAGTAAATTAGTGCTAAACATCTCTTTGTAAATATTAATGAGCGCACATGCTATTTTAAAGCCTTATACCTATTTTATATGGTGGTGTAGGTGGGAACAGCTGTTTGTGACAGTGTACTCCAAATTACATTAGCACTCCCTCCCTGCCCTGTCCAACTGGATAAGGACCTAATCTTAACATTACGACGTCAGTGGCTATCTACAGGGAATTAAGCCTTGATTCTTAATGGCCGATGACGTCCATGTGACACAATTACTTCAAGTACGTGaaggcttttgtttttttttcagtgctctGCAATATGGATACATCATTCATCCAGGATAgtgcaataattattattttttttaatttatatctAGTTTGGAACGTTAAGAACACcacagaagacattttttttgttgtgatttACACTTGTGAGGGGAAGCTTTTGCATTGagttgacttacaatcagtagttacaaggacagtccccctataGCAACTTCCTCAGGGTTTCAGCCTGTGACTTAATGGTggtctggttcacaggcgagtgtgttagccactaggctactaccattacGATAAAACAAGGGTGACCCCTGGCTTTTGCCATCCATAAATTCAGCTAGGTGGGACGTTGTGACATGAGTGAAACAACAGTAACATTCGAGTAATACCATCCTTTTATTACAGAGATAAACTCAGTGTTGGCAAACTGCTGTCACCTGAGGATATTCTCACCTACTGCCAGACAACCACAGGAATTTATAAAGGGACGGTCTAACAAAGTACTTcctgttaaaataaaacatacaaaaaatgtacaaagttGTGTTTGCAGTCCAGTACAAAGGAAATAGTAGATGATTTACTAGTGGTCAACACTGACCACattatgaatgaattatttcGATTAGGGCTTATTTCAATTACAATATATTGTAACCTCATCATTCATGAATTATCAGGCATGGCTTTACAATGTATTGCATATTGTGTATTAAATACTTAAAGGAcatcagaaataaaacattgaattaGTGCAAATATACAGTCTCAACAATTTTTTAGAAACCTTTAGAAAACTCTTTCACCTTCAACATTCACATTCTTTCTCAGCAACTTTACTTTCTCcattttattctgtgttttCCCTCAGTATGTGCAGCTACTCACCCTGCGGGTGATTTTGTCAAGGTGGCAGCGTGAATAGTAAGTGCTTTCTCTCTCCCCAATGAAACGACCTCTTTCAAGCCAAACCACATTGTCAACCCCAATATCAGGCACCTCATCCTAAGCTAGTCTACAAGTACCAGAACAATctaactgtcaaaaaaacatttctacaaTGGAAAACATACATTTCATAGTAATCTCTGAAAGGAACTGTGGTTGCCGCTTTGGACATGGTGGTTAActatgccaaaaaaaaatggattcaaATAAAGTGTCAGCACCTCCTCTGTTGCATGTTCTACCGGGGCTTGCACAAGGCCAGTGGTGAGGCCAAACTCTTTTGTAGGTTTAGTCTGGCAGGCAGCAGGAACcctcttttactgttttatgtGCTGCTCTCAATGCACAGTGGTGTACTGCAGTTCATGTCCAGGGTGACGGGGCGATGGAGGCGTTCCAGGGGCTCGCTGTCTGAACCACAGTCCAGGGTCTCGGTGAGCTCTCCTTCCTTCTCACAGATAGCGGTCATGGGGCTGCTGGGGATGCGGCTGCAGGTGTTGTAGCGGCTGCTCGCGGCCGATGGTGGAGTGCGCGAGCGGCCATGCCTTCCGGCGGCAGGGCAGAGTGCAGGGGAGAGACGGGGCACAGGCCACTCCTCTGCAGCCCTGCAGCCATGAGCCAGAGGTGAGATGGAAGAAGAACCCTCGTCCTCTTGGGGCGAGGGTAAAGGCGACGGCGAAGAGTCGGACTGGGACCGCTGGAGGCGTGGGTCGGTATTCCGCAGCCTCTCGGCGGCTGACATCCGGAAGCTGGACTCGGAGCGGGTGCCTTTCCGCAGCAGAAGGGCTTTGAAGCTGTcgctgctggtggtggagcgGCGGAGGCTGCGCTGAATGGACCCAGCAGCTCGGGACCCAGGGGAAAGGGCAGGACAGCTTCCTGTCGGGGTGACAGGGGAGGAAGGGAAAAGGAGGTTTTGGCCCCGTTCTTCATCACAGTCGCCACGGCCTAGGATCTTCCTCTTTGACCTGAAGGAGTAAACTGGGAAATTAGATTTTGATCCctccaaagtaaaaaaatgtaaaaattaaatttaTATCTCACACCACACCTAAATTCTAGTCCCTAAACTATGCCTCTGCTAGTAGGCCAACTGGATGCTTTTTACCATAACTGAAAAATATCTGTTCAAACTTAAAAGCCATAAAATatcaagacatttacattaaattgaaTTTATAAATCTGTGCAACGTGAACTAGGCTATTATCATGCTATGACACAAATATAAACCTACAAAACACGAACAAGCCTAAACCCAAACATCACAACTAAAAATAGCCTTTAAGGGGATTAAACTGTAAACTAAAGGGCGGTTAACGGGTTCAGGGCGTTCTCGTCCAGTCCCTTGCACTAGTAGGACTGGACATGTACACGGTTACTTGCCAGTCCACTCCACGCCTGTAATCGGGCGTTTATGTTCTGCTGTCTCAGACTGCTCCAGagaaacacacaagcacaccaAGCAAAGCCGTGAACAGACGCGATCCACACGGGAAAGAACAAACATACTCTGTCAAGGTAAGTCCAGTGTGCAGAACAGCAAACAGGATGGCCTTTTGTCAAGGAACAGGATGTTGGATTTATTAAACCCAGGGCTGCGCAATATAAACGGTATAAACGATAtgcaataatatatattattatatattatttgctCCTCGCAAAATTAACAAAGTTGCATCACCTGCacgaaaccacgcctacttgcagcacgagcCATTCGTTCTGGGGCGAGAGCACAGAGCGCATGGCAGTGTTTCCgtggatccttaaaaagtcctaaattcgactttccaaaaaaaataacgccttaaatatcattaatggagtttaaaggtcttaaaaatactgtagacccaacaaacaaaacaaaacaatctgtcagtaatctgccGGTTTTAGTAAGTGTTGCGCAGGCGTGGAACTGATCGGGCAAGTGGTACCGGTCAGGTACTGACAGCGCCATGGAAATGACTGGGAGCGTCCTAGCCCGTTTGGTGCTCTATGCAAAAAAGTCATTATGCTatgaaaaatcacaaaataaaatcttggaatcctggaggggttataaaattataaaatatgaacaagcaatAGTGTTATTTAACACTATTTGTcatgtaaactctacagctgaatacagaaaatcctaacattttatataatcaTTCGCATTAtgcaaatacctggtatttcactggccttatgggtaTGATTAGAAGGTCccctttcagtagaattgcccagatattgttttatatgaTATACAGTTATGCTATATGCTGATGTATCTGTAAGAAGTTTAATATTCAACTTTGTTATTGgcacgttaccctttcaaaaacagttacatttaaacttatttatcaaattatatatgaattttatgctaTATCACAATGCTCTAATTAAACCTTACCTTCATAACAAAACATACAAGTAAGTCGGATTACATTTTGTTTCCCATCATTATATGTATAACATAAGTTTTAGCTACATGCtgacaatatattatatattctaCCATTATTATATATGTTGAATTAAGATAGTTGTAAAGAAACACACATGACTGGGTCACTTTTATGTGAGAAATTCTATCACAAATTAGAACTTATACTAAGAAGTGCTTGAAAAGACTAAACATCAGCATTACAGAAATTGCaggttttaaataatttcatacatatgatgcatctgaaaaacatttttagaatcCTTCTGATAATAAGTCAAGAAAAAGCAATGGCCATTTGGAGAACATAATGAtcaacatttcatttcactttttttcatcgAAGATTGTTGTACCTGTGGATAACTGCAAAGAGATCCTCTGTGGTCCGAGGCCGTGCGGGAGTCACCATCTCGTCCTGCACCTCTACGTCTCTGCTGGCTGTCAGCAAGCTGTCCTCAGTTAGAGATTCAAGCACAACACCTAAAGGACACAGTGCCACATGGTGGTCAGTGGTGGTCCcatgaattaaaatatgaagaaaagaaacaggATGAGTCACCTGCAAATGAAACTGAAGAAAACAGTACAGAACAGTTGGCAAAAAGCGCTCACACCCTAACAGAGAAGAGAAGGAGCCCAGAGTCCTGCATTCAAACTCTTTAATTAatcacgtctctctctctctctctctctctctctctctctcacacacacacattcacactttaGTCTCCGCAAAGGAATGGTTCACAATTGGCTTGATATGTTGTCTGCCATGCTACACAAGTCTACATGtgatttccatttacagccagCAAATGAAACGTGAAAACTGACAGGACCATATAACAGCTCGCTCATCCACTCGTCAGCTGTGggggaggatgtgtgtgtttgagaagtgCATTATGACTGTGTCACTGAAAAGCGGGGGTAGGGGGCAACGCAACACACAGAGAAGCAGCCGGGCTTTATAATTTGCCTCCTACTCTATATCCATTTAACCATCCGCGCTCTGTGGCTCAGAGAAAGCCAACTGTGCCTCATCTAGCTTTCAGGTTTCGCAATGCAAAGCTTTCTATAAAACATCAGATTAAAGCTTCCTGAAATTTTCACGCCAAAACCACTTAAAGTTGCACACCTCATTAAATAATCGATTTTTGAGTCATTCTCCACAGTgcttattcatatatttatatgattaCACCCTCTAACACAAACAGTGTTGTGGGTGTAATGAAACTCTGCAAATCTGACTCACCAAATTCCTCCTCTTTGGAACTTGTTGATCCAGAGGTTGTGCTGTCCGCCTCATCATCTCCGTCTGAGGTGCTCCTGTCATCACTCAGCCCAAGATCATGCTCCTGGATTGTGAGGTCCTGGAGGCGCAGTCCCTGAAAGCTGTCGCTGGAGAGCTCACTGCTCAGGGAGTGTCTTCTCTGGGCCATGGGTGTGGAGCTTCCAGAATCACTGTCATCTTCATCTGGGGGCATGGTGAAGCATTGTCCGTTGACTGCTTCAAAAAGACCAAGACCACCCTCTGGGCTCAGAATGACAGATCCATTCATATTTAGCACCTGGGGGTATTCCACCTCAAAATTGGGAATGGCTGGAAGTGGGGGTATAATAAGAGAAAGTCTGGGTTTCCTGGATGGCACAGGTGGGTCAGGGCTGAGAGGCATGATTAATGTGCGAGGTATTAGGTCTACAGGACATGTCTGTACATCAATTGGTGGGACAGAGGACATGCTTTCAGGCTCTGGTTGCTGGGAGATAATATCTGGGCATACATTATTAGGAGATTCTTCACACATATCTTCTAGTTCACCACACTCAATTGTGACGGGATCATTTGAATGTGAAGCCTCCATTACAGATGGTGGTTCTTGCATTGCATTTTCAATTAAACAAGACAGGGGTGGCATCATCATGAAACTTTGACATATTTCAGGGTCTTTGAATGTTTCAGGGTTTCGTGAGATTTGAAGGTCATAATCCTGTTGTTGTTCCTCAACTGGAACGCCTTCATCTTTAGATTCTAGTGAGTGAAGTCGCACCATTTCTAGAAGGCCAGTTGTTATCAGAGGATGTGGACTATTCACAGCCTCTTCTTGTTGTCCTGCACATGGATCAGTTAATATCTCAACAGCTAAACGATCCACAGATCTGGGACAGACTTGTGTCACAGGTTCTGAAAGGAGATTCATCACTGGTAAGGGTGGTGGTGGAAGAAGACTTGGTAAGTTTGGTTGGGGCTGGAACGTGTCAGGCAAAATACAATCCAGAATGATTTCCCTCtcaggaggtggagaaggaaaTTCAGGAGAACTTAATGTGTCTGTGATTTCCTGACTATCAACAAACGCTAAGGACAGAGGAAATGTCTGTTCTTTTTCAGGGCTGGAGGAAGGCAGAGTAAGAGGAGGGGAAGAGGTGAAACCATGTATagatgttgtaaatgtctgGGCAGATTCAGAAATAACATGAGGTGAAAGAGGTGAGGCAGAACCAGGCAGAGGTGGAGCAGGAGGCAGTTGAGGGTTCCTTGTGGTATCTGAAGTGTTTGAGGATATGGAGGTGGACGAGGACGAAGACACAGACTTTGAGGAAACCAACGAGGACTTCCTCTCTGGAACTTTGGGTTTCGGCTTTGCGACCCCAGGAGACTTGGCCCTTATGAACAAGGGAAAGGGAGTACCAGTAGTTGGGGTGTTGGACTGGCTGGAGTAACCACTAGAGGGTGATGTCAAGCGATGTATTTTCTCTGGAGATGTTGGATCTTTCATTGGGTTTGCCTTGTCTAAGGGCAGGCACATCCGGGTGCCTTTCTGAACGGTCCCGCCAATCATGACACCACTAACGCCTCCTTCACTGGCAGACCGAGTAACACATGAGAGCCCTTTCTCAGATCTTTGGCCTTGATAGTCTGTGCAAAAGTCCCAGGACTCGTTACAGTCGGAATGTTGACTGCTGCTGTCACTATTTGAAGGAACAACTGAACACATAGCTGCAGGGTCTGATACCTGGCTACTGGCTACACCGATGGCGCTGTGGCTCCTGGGACGCAGCACCCAGGGATCCTCAAAGTCACTGGAGGGACTCTGGGGTGAAAAGGATGCCCTCTGACTCCTCGTGTTCATCTGCAGACTTTGCTGAAGGCTTGTAATGAGCCTTTCATTCAAAACTGATTCACTAAGGTGGGACTTCCTCACCGGCTTGCGACGCAGTGAATCTGTGCGTTGTGGTGGGAGTGGAGGCTTCTTAGCCTTGCGTAGGGAAAAGTTGCGGGACAGTGACATGTTACTGCCAAGACTTGAACGGTCACCGTGGCTCTCATGGTCACATCCATAAGTGCCGTGACTGGCATTGGCAGACTTGCTGATGCAATTATGACTGTGGGACTTTAGTCCTGAATCCAGGCGCATGGACGTGTAGTAGCCCTCATTGTCCACCGAGTACAGTGAGCTGGAGTCGGTCTTGGTAGGTGAATGCTCCAAGCTGCCATACGCGTGGTTCACTGGAGAAGAGCAGCTAGAGATGATTTGGGGTTTGTCTGAGCAGCAGTTATTGTCATACCCCCACTGCTCTGAGGTGAGAGTGTTGCAGCTCTGGGTGCTGCTTTCAGAGAAGCTGGACTCTCGCCGAGCATAAGTGGGGCTGCTGCATATCAGGCCACTCGGTGTGCTGCATTGAGAGCCGGTTTCTGTATGGACCTCTCTAAGGGATGCACTTGACTGCATCCGGGAAGAGCCTTTTGAGCTGGGTTGTTTACTAGCAGGATAAGGTGGTACGGACTGTAAGGAAGGTGCTCCATTTTCAGAAGGAACTGAGTCAAAGTCAGAGGTGGAATGCAATGAATCACTGAGGCTGCGAGAGGCTGAGGATGAAGCAATTTGCTCTTCACTCTGGATGACTCTGAAATTTGGACTCAGAATACTGTTTGTCCCTGTACTGAACCCCACTTGATGACGCAGGGGAGTTGAAGAGCCATTGTTCATTCGATACGAGAGGCTGCCATATTTGGACTCAGGCTGTGCACTCACCCGGGCACTGGTGCGAGGCAGGCTGTGGAAATCTTGATCAATTCTGCTGAGTTGCGGGGTGAAAGCAAAACCATTGCAGTCACTCACGGCAGAAAGGCTTCCTGAAGATGACGTGGAGATTTGGGCCATCTGAGCAGCAATTCCTTGACCCCGCTGAGCCCGGATCCTGCGCATGGATGGAACTATCTTGATTTCCTCTGTCTGGCAACCAGAGTCTCGTGTCTCAGAGAAATGAAGCGTGGAGTTGATGCTGCCAGTTCGACCGAGGGTGGAGAACTGGCCTGTTATACACATAGAGTGGGCCCTGGACTCTGCTTTTGACGCTAAATAgtttgagaggaaaaaaatgtttgtcatATTAGGATTAAGATTTGCTGGCAATATGGTTTTAGCATTAAATCCCATCTGAAACTTTAACTTCTTAAATTTCTGTCTAGATCTACATAGAAATCTGTGTATCATTCATTCTGACGATTTTCTATTGATAATCCAAAATTATGGAAAAGTGTCTGTTTTTTGTTATGTGTTTGTGAATCGGATACAAAAAAACGGAAAATGTGTCTTCGATTAAATCtgcaaaatagaaaaattaGTTTTGTCGCCCGTTTGTGAGGTTTGTCACACTGCGCATGTGTAAACACAGAACTGAAGTTcaagtagcagaacatggaatcTTTTGGCAGTGAAAGACACAAGCAATCCTTTTAAATGTGGTCTTGCCTACTTTTCATGACTGGAACAATAgggagaaaagttatttatagtggaaaataaaatgaattttagtGGAATATATGGTAATATAATTGGTAATATAAAGACTAAagcaatgaaaaactgaaaatgatttCTGCACAGTGTGCTTTAAATGTTTAGGGAAAGTACATGGAAGATCCTGCTTATCCTTTCAGTAGTCATGTCTTCTCCGTTCAGAGTTAGTTGTTTTGTTCGCCTGAACAACAAATCTTTTGATGGCTGCACGGAGATGGATCATGATAACTACAACaattttgtgtgcttttgtttttttttggtatctgattcacacacacatatgttacATGATACATGAATGATACATGAATTAAATAGCAGTatgatgcaaaaatgttttttcagtcTCAGATATGATAATGAACATGAAACATAAAACCACAGTGTAAATGGGGTGGCATGGCATATATGGGTAAAGGGTAAAAAGTTCATTTCATGTATATGTTTAAAATACATGTGTGTCTGAAACATACAGCTCATTTGTACTAGTCAGAGCAACACATTGCCAAAAACCATACCTAATTCTCTCTGGATGTTGTCAGGAACCCCTGTTATGGTCTTTCTCCTTCTAACCTTCTTGGTGCGTCTTATCACAGTGTCAGTGTTAATGAGGGAGCGGCGGAAGCTGGCCTGGCGGTCAAAGTTTTCGCCTGAGCAAGTAAACGGGTTGTTACTGCTGCATGACTCTACATCCATGCAAGACATAACAAAAAACTAATAGATGTAAAATGATGCAAAAGAAGCAAGCtgaaatattaacattaattagCACTATAAGATTCATTACATCAAATGAATCTTTTCAAGGTCCACATTCAACTTTAGCTGCACAATGTCAAAGTTGCATCTTGGTGTAACTTAGTTGACCTGCTGTGTAAATTAGTTGACCCTACCTGTGACGTTAATGGGGATGATGTTGCTGACCACCGATTGGGCCTGCTGCCTCATTTTCTCCTCCGGAGTGGGAAGGGGCAGACTCTTGGTCCAGCTGGTGTAGCCATTGCTGTCGCAGCTTTCCTCAATCACTGGTGTCCTTGGCCTCATGGAATAAACCAGCAGCTCTTCCTCAGGGGACGAAACTGAGGACTGGGCATCACAACCAGCAAATTGGCAGAGGAAACATTCTAACTAAGTAACAGTTTACCAGTTATTGCCTGAGATTAGGAATCAACATATTTGTGAGTTAAATGATTTCCCATAATCTAAATTTCCAGATAATATCAAATGAGTATCAGTAATGTTAGTGttcaatgaaacaaaaaaaattctaaagcTATTGAAATATTGCTATGAGGTTTCTAGCACAATGCAAATGCATAATAACGCAACTACATAGATAGATAGTCTAATATAGTCTAACTAGCCAGTAC includes the following:
- the nhsl1a gene encoding NHS-like protein 1 isoform X1, with product MIAYVDCLPKESKGKCWNRTYYEDEDELLPLFSRKPSGLQPKTEGSLRRRLLTSKIHQQQDALWTPRPLAGPWAKNSLLLPSGHQNSSFIHLCQDHKAVSSLDDESKWTVHYTAPWHQQENVFLPGSRPDCVEDLHRQAKVNLKRVLRECDKLEKDGSHSSQYYHQDPGFSHSSLSDSSLLHHQDNEKKRSSVLDCLNKSCFALCCHLKSWRKKSSVSSPEEELLVYSMRPRTPVIEESCDSNGYTSWTKSLPLPTPEEKMRQQAQSVVSNIIPINVTGENFDRQASFRRSLINTDTVIRRTKKVRRRKTITGVPDNIQRELASKAESRAHSMCITGQFSTLGRTGSINSTLHFSETRDSGCQTEEIKIVPSMRRIRAQRGQGIAAQMAQISTSSSGSLSAVSDCNGFAFTPQLSRIDQDFHSLPRTSARVSAQPESKYGSLSYRMNNGSSTPLRHQVGFSTGTNSILSPNFRVIQSEEQIASSSASRSLSDSLHSTSDFDSVPSENGAPSLQSVPPYPASKQPSSKGSSRMQSSASLREVHTETGSQCSTPSGLICSSPTYARRESSFSESSTQSCNTLTSEQWGYDNNCCSDKPQIISSCSSPVNHAYGSLEHSPTKTDSSSLYSVDNEGYYTSMRLDSGLKSHSHNCISKSANASHGTYGCDHESHGDRSSLGSNMSLSRNFSLRKAKKPPLPPQRTDSLRRKPVRKSHLSESVLNERLITSLQQSLQMNTRSQRASFSPQSPSSDFEDPWVLRPRSHSAIGVASSQVSDPAAMCSVVPSNSDSSSQHSDCNESWDFCTDYQGQRSEKGLSCVTRSASEGGVSGVMIGGTVQKGTRMCLPLDKANPMKDPTSPEKIHRLTSPSSGYSSQSNTPTTGTPFPLFIRAKSPGVAKPKPKVPERKSSLVSSKSVSSSSSTSISSNTSDTTRNPQLPPAPPLPGSASPLSPHVISESAQTFTTSIHGFTSSPPLTLPSSSPEKEQTFPLSLAFVDSQEITDTLSSPEFPSPPPEREIILDCILPDTFQPQPNLPSLLPPPPLPVMNLLSEPVTQVCPRSVDRLAVEILTDPCAGQQEEAVNSPHPLITTGLLEMVRLHSLESKDEGVPVEEQQQDYDLQISRNPETFKDPEICQSFMMMPPLSCLIENAMQEPPSVMEASHSNDPVTIECGELEDMCEESPNNVCPDIISQQPEPESMSSVPPIDVQTCPVDLIPRTLIMPLSPDPPVPSRKPRLSLIIPPLPAIPNFEVEYPQVLNMNGSVILSPEGGLGLFEAVNGQCFTMPPDEDDSDSGSSTPMAQRRHSLSSELSSDSFQGLRLQDLTIQEHDLGLSDDRSTSDGDDEADSTTSGSTSSKEEEFGVVLESLTEDSLLTASRDVEVQDEMVTPARPRTTEDLFAVIHRSKRKILGRGDCDEERGQNLLFPSSPVTPTGSCPALSPGSRAAGSIQRSLRRSTTSSDSFKALLLRKGTRSESSFRMSAAERLRNTDPRLQRSQSDSSPSPLPSPQEDEGSSSISPLAHGCRAAEEWPVPRLSPALCPAAGRHGRSRTPPSAASSRYNTCSRIPSSPMTAICEKEGELTETLDCGSDSEPLERLHRPVTLDMNCSTPLCIESST
- the nhsl1a gene encoding NHS-like protein 1 isoform X3; the encoded protein is MIAYVDCLPKESKGKCWNRTYYEDEDELLPLFSRKPSGLQPKTEGSLRRRLLTSKIHQQQDALWTPRPLAGPWAKNSLLLPSGHQNSSFIHLCQDHKAVSSLDDESKWTVHYTAPWHQQENVFLPGSRPDCVEDLHRQAKVNLKRVLRECDKLEKDGSHSSQYYHQDPGFSHSSLSDSSLLHHQDNEKKSSVSSPEEELLVYSMRPRTPVIEESCDSNGYTSWTKSLPLPTPEEKMRQQAQSVVSNIIPINVTGENFDRQASFRRSLINTDTVIRRTKKVRRRKTITGVPDNIQRELASKAESRAHSMCITGQFSTLGRTGSINSTLHFSETRDSGCQTEEIKIVPSMRRIRAQRGQGIAAQMAQISTSSSGSLSAVSDCNGFAFTPQLSRIDQDFHSLPRTSARVSAQPESKYGSLSYRMNNGSSTPLRHQVGFSTGTNSILSPNFRVIQSEEQIASSSASRSLSDSLHSTSDFDSVPSENGAPSLQSVPPYPASKQPSSKGSSRMQSSASLREVHTETGSQCSTPSGLICSSPTYARRESSFSESSTQSCNTLTSEQWGYDNNCCSDKPQIISSCSSPVNHAYGSLEHSPTKTDSSSLYSVDNEGYYTSMRLDSGLKSHSHNCISKSANASHGTYGCDHESHGDRSSLGSNMSLSRNFSLRKAKKPPLPPQRTDSLRRKPVRKSHLSESVLNERLITSLQQSLQMNTRSQRASFSPQSPSSDFEDPWVLRPRSHSAIGVASSQVSDPAAMCSVVPSNSDSSSQHSDCNESWDFCTDYQGQRSEKGLSCVTRSASEGGVSGVMIGGTVQKGTRMCLPLDKANPMKDPTSPEKIHRLTSPSSGYSSQSNTPTTGTPFPLFIRAKSPGVAKPKPKVPERKSSLVSSKSVSSSSSTSISSNTSDTTRNPQLPPAPPLPGSASPLSPHVISESAQTFTTSIHGFTSSPPLTLPSSSPEKEQTFPLSLAFVDSQEITDTLSSPEFPSPPPEREIILDCILPDTFQPQPNLPSLLPPPPLPVMNLLSEPVTQVCPRSVDRLAVEILTDPCAGQQEEAVNSPHPLITTGLLEMVRLHSLESKDEGVPVEEQQQDYDLQISRNPETFKDPEICQSFMMMPPLSCLIENAMQEPPSVMEASHSNDPVTIECGELEDMCEESPNNVCPDIISQQPEPESMSSVPPIDVQTCPVDLIPRTLIMPLSPDPPVPSRKPRLSLIIPPLPAIPNFEVEYPQVLNMNGSVILSPEGGLGLFEAVNGQCFTMPPDEDDSDSGSSTPMAQRRHSLSSELSSDSFQGLRLQDLTIQEHDLGLSDDRSTSDGDDEADSTTSGSTSSKEEEFGVVLESLTEDSLLTASRDVEVQDEMVTPARPRTTEDLFAVIHRSKRKILGRGDCDEERGQNLLFPSSPVTPTGSCPALSPGSRAAGSIQRSLRRSTTSSDSFKALLLRKGTRSESSFRMSAAERLRNTDPRLQRSQSDSSPSPLPSPQEDEGSSSISPLAHGCRAAEEWPVPRLSPALCPAAGRHGRSRTPPSAASSRYNTCSRIPSSPMTAICEKEGELTETLDCGSDSEPLERLHRPVTLDMNCSTPLCIESST
- the nhsl1a gene encoding NHS-like protein 1 isoform X7, producing the protein MVFIGTTLKSVIKYFRRKAVSSLDDESKWTVHYTAPWHQQENVFLPGSRPDCVEDLHRQAKVNLKRVLRECDKLEKDGSHSSQYYHQDPGFSHSSLSDSSLLHHQDNEKKSSVSSPEEELLVYSMRPRTPVIEESCDSNGYTSWTKSLPLPTPEEKMRQQAQSVVSNIIPINVTGENFDRQASFRRSLINTDTVIRRTKKVRRRKTITGVPDNIQRELASKAESRAHSMCITGQFSTLGRTGSINSTLHFSETRDSGCQTEEIKIVPSMRRIRAQRGQGIAAQMAQISTSSSGSLSAVSDCNGFAFTPQLSRIDQDFHSLPRTSARVSAQPESKYGSLSYRMNNGSSTPLRHQVGFSTGTNSILSPNFRVIQSEEQIASSSASRSLSDSLHSTSDFDSVPSENGAPSLQSVPPYPASKQPSSKGSSRMQSSASLREVHTETGSQCSTPSGLICSSPTYARRESSFSESSTQSCNTLTSEQWGYDNNCCSDKPQIISSCSSPVNHAYGSLEHSPTKTDSSSLYSVDNEGYYTSMRLDSGLKSHSHNCISKSANASHGTYGCDHESHGDRSSLGSNMSLSRNFSLRKAKKPPLPPQRTDSLRRKPVRKSHLSESVLNERLITSLQQSLQMNTRSQRASFSPQSPSSDFEDPWVLRPRSHSAIGVASSQVSDPAAMCSVVPSNSDSSSQHSDCNESWDFCTDYQGQRSEKGLSCVTRSASEGGVSGVMIGGTVQKGTRMCLPLDKANPMKDPTSPEKIHRLTSPSSGYSSQSNTPTTGTPFPLFIRAKSPGVAKPKPKVPERKSSLVSSKSVSSSSSTSISSNTSDTTRNPQLPPAPPLPGSASPLSPHVISESAQTFTTSIHGFTSSPPLTLPSSSPEKEQTFPLSLAFVDSQEITDTLSSPEFPSPPPEREIILDCILPDTFQPQPNLPSLLPPPPLPVMNLLSEPVTQVCPRSVDRLAVEILTDPCAGQQEEAVNSPHPLITTGLLEMVRLHSLESKDEGVPVEEQQQDYDLQISRNPETFKDPEICQSFMMMPPLSCLIENAMQEPPSVMEASHSNDPVTIECGELEDMCEESPNNVCPDIISQQPEPESMSSVPPIDVQTCPVDLIPRTLIMPLSPDPPVPSRKPRLSLIIPPLPAIPNFEVEYPQVLNMNGSVILSPEGGLGLFEAVNGQCFTMPPDEDDSDSGSSTPMAQRRHSLSSELSSDSFQGLRLQDLTIQEHDLGLSDDRSTSDGDDEADSTTSGSTSSKEEEFGVVLESLTEDSLLTASRDVEVQDEMVTPARPRTTEDLFAVIHRSKRKILGRGDCDEERGQNLLFPSSPVTPTGSCPALSPGSRAAGSIQRSLRRSTTSSDSFKALLLRKGTRSESSFRMSAAERLRNTDPRLQRSQSDSSPSPLPSPQEDEGSSSISPLAHGCRAAEEWPVPRLSPALCPAAGRHGRSRTPPSAASSRYNTCSRIPSSPMTAICEKEGELTETLDCGSDSEPLERLHRPVTLDMNCSTPLCIESST